GCCATGGCCAGGAAGGTGCGGTTGGTGCGGTCGAGGAGGTACGAGACGTAGTACTCCTCCAGGATCTCGGGAGCGGTCTCGGCGATCATCACCTTGTTGACCGTGTGGCCCTTGATGTCCATGCCGAGGATGTCCGTCGCCCGGGCGACGGCCTCGTCCGGGGTGGCGGCCAGCTTCACGCCACCGGCCTTGCCGCGGCCGCCGACCTTCACCTGCGCCTTGACGACCGACTTGCCGCCCAGCCGCTCGGTGGCCTCGCGAGCCGCCTCAGGCGTGTCGATGACTTCACCGGCCAGCACCGGTACACCGTGCTTGGCGAAGAGGTCCCTCGCCTGGTACTCGAACAGGTCCACGCGCGTCCGTCCCTTGTCTTCAAAGATTCGCAGTGATTCGCGGTTGTCTGCTATCTGCGTGGGCGTGCCGCGGAGGGCAACGTGACGGCGCTGTCACAAGGAAGGCGCACACGGTGACCGTGAACGCGGCATGTCCGTCTCGCAGGTTATCCCCGTGGGACGTAGGTCCCTAAATCACAGATCCCACCTGAGCGGTGATACCTGTCACAGATCGCCTCACGGTTGAGCTGCCCCTTCGTGCGATCCGCCGATTCCGGGACCGGCGGCCGGCCGGGTCAGGGCACCGGCAGGGGGCGCTTCTCCAGGGCCGCGGCCATCACGTCGGGGAACAGGTCGGGGGTGCAGGCGAAGGCGGGCGCGCCCAGGGCGCCGAGGGCCGCGGCGTGCTCGCGGTCGTAGGCGGGGGCGCCCTCGTCGGACAGGGCCAGCAGGGTCACGAACTCGACGCCCGCCCCCTTCATCGCGGCCACCCGCTTGAGCATCTCGTTGCGTATGCCGCCCTCGTAGAGGTCGCTGATCAGGACGACCACGGTGTCGGCGGGTCGGGTGATCTTCGACTGGCAGTAGGCGAGGGCGCGGTTGATGTCGGTCCCGCCGCCCAGCTGGGTGCCGAAGAGGACGTCCACCGGATCGTCGAGCTCGTCCGTCAGGTCCACGACGGCGGTGTCGAAGACGACGAGGCGGGTGGAGATCGAGCGCATGGACGCGAGGACGGCTCCGAAGACGGAGGCGTAGACGACCGAGGCAGCCATCGAACCCGACTGGTCGATGCAGAGGATCACCTCCTTCTTCACCGACCGGGCCGCCCGGCCGTAGCCGATCAGCCGCTCGGGCACGACGGTGCGGTGTTCGGGCAGGTAGTTCTTCAGGTTCGCCCGGATGGTGCGGTTCCAGTCGATGTCGTGGTGGCGCGGCCGGCTGATCCGGGCGGACCGGTCCAGGGCGCCGGTGAGCGTGGCCCGGGTGCGGGACGCGAGTCGCTTCTCCAACTGCTCCACCACCGTGCGGACGACGGCCCGCGCGGTCTCGCGCGTGGTCTCGGGCATCGCCTTGTTCAGGGAGAGCAGCGTGCCGACCAGGTGCACGTCCGGCTCGACCGCCTCCAGCATCTCCGGCTCCAGGAGCAGCGAGGACAGGCCGAGCCGCTCGATCGCGTCGCGCTGCATGACCTGGACCACCGAGCCGGGGAAGTACGTGCGGATGTCCCCCAGCCAGCGGGCCACCCGCGGGGCGGAGCCGCCCAGGCCGGCCGACCGCTCGCCCGTGCGCCGGCGCCCGCCGCGGTCGGCGCCGTCCGCGCCGTAGAGCGCGCCGAGCGCGGCGTCCATCGCCGCGTCCCGCCCGGTCAGCGCGCACCCGGTGCCGTCGGCCTCTCCCCCGCCGAGCACCATCCGCCACCGCCGCAACCGCTCGCCGGCGGCGTCCGCGCCGCCGACCCCCGCCGCGGCCTCACCCGTACCCGTACCCGGTGCCGCCACGCCCAGCGCCGCCGCGGCGCCGCCGCCCCTGCCGGCCGTCCCCGCGCTGCCGGTCGTCCGCCCGTTGCCGGTCATCTGCCCGTCCCCCTGTCCTCGTCGCTCGTCCGTCATGTCCACCCGTCACCCCGCCGCAGGCCCGTCGGCCCGCCGATCCGTCCACCGGGACGCGCACCGGCCGTGGACGGCCCGGGCCGCACGCGGCCCCCGTCCCGCGACGGCCCCTTGCTCCCCCGCGCGCCCGCGCCCGGCGGGCCCGTCAGCCCGGCACGGCCGCCGCCTCCTCCCGGGCCGCCGCGGCGGTGAGCAGCAGCCGGACCAGGTCCACGACCGCGTCCGCGCGCTCCGGGTCCAGCTCCGACGCGAAGCCTTCGGGGGCCGCGCCCGGGGCCGCCGACGGGCCGGGGCCGGCCGGGCCGCGGCGGACCAGCTCGCCCAGCGTCCGCCGGACCCCCGGCTCGTACGCCCCGAACGTGCGCCGCAGCAGGGGCAGTACGTCCGTGAACGCCCGCTCCGCCACCCCCACCAGCCAGGTGTCGATCAGGCCCAGCAGCCGGTCGTCGTGGACCAGCAGGGTGCCGCCGCCGCTACCGCCGCCCGCGAATCCCTCGATCCAGCCCGCCGCGTCGGCGGGCGCGGCGGCCGGGGACAGGGCCAGGCCCATCAGCCGGGCCGTCTCCTCGGCGGGCAGCCGCCCCTCGTCGAGGAGCAGCCGGGCGGCGCGGCCGCGCAGGAGGCCGGGCACGGTGTCCCGGCCGGCGAGCGTCCGCAGCACGGCGGACCAGCGGTCCCGCAGCCCCTCGTCCGCGTCCGCGAGCAGCCCGACCGCGCCGTGCACCCCGTCCACGTGGCCGCGCAGCTCCGCGGCCGCGTCGGCGTCCAGTCCGGCGGCGCAGGCCGGGGGCAGTGCCACGCAGATCCGCTCGGCCAGCCCGGCCGCGACGGTGCCGAGCGCCGCGGCGTCGGTGCCGCGTACGTCGCCGTAGCGCAGGGAACGGGCCAGCGCGGGCAGGGCCCTGGCCAGCCGGGCCACGTCGGTGTCGAGGGCGGCCCGGTCGGCGAGGGCCCGCAGCACCGCGGGCAGCGCGTCGGACAGTCCCGCCAGCAGGCACCGCTCGGCCAGCGCCGTCACCTCGCCGAGTTCTCCGGCGGCCGCCGCGTCCGCCTCGGCCTTGGCGGTGGCCGCCGCGAGCACGGTGGTCCCCCAGATGCCGGCCTCGGCGACCCGTACCGACAGCTCGGGCTCCCAGCGCAGCCGCCAGGTCTCCCGGAAGGTGCCGGTACTGCCGCGCGAGGCGGTGGGGGTGCCCCAGTCGACGCCGAGCAGCCGCAACCGGTGCAGCAGCAGGGACTTCGCTCCGTCGGTGTCCTCGCGCAGGTCCAGCTCCAGCTCCCGGTCCCGCGCCTCGGCCTTGAGCCGCAGCGCGCGCTGCCGCCGGGTCAGGTCGCGCATCAGCGGGACCGCGGGCGCGGCGTCCGGGACCGCGCCGAGCACGTCGCCGACGACCAGCCGGTCCTCGATCAGCGCGAGCGGCACGTCGGACCCGTCGCACATCACGGCCCGTACCGCTTCGAGGGTCTCGGTCAGCCCCGCCAGCGGCCTGCCGCGCATCGAGGCCAGGGTGTCGGCGAGCCGGACCGCCTCGATGACGTGTGCCGAGGAGACCTGGAGGTCCTCGTCGCGGAGCAGTCCGGCGGCCTTGGTCAGCCAGCGCTCCACGGGCCGGTCCCGGGCGGCGAAGAGGTGCGCGTACCAGCCGGGGGAGGTGATCCCGGCGCCGTACCCGCCGGCCCGGGCGAGCCTGCGGTGGGTCCAGGGGACCCAGGTGGTCTCGACCTTGGTCCTGGGCAGGCCGGTGAGGAGCGCCCTGTCGGCGGCGGCCGTGGTCCTCGTGCGCAGGGCGGGCACGTGCCAGGCGCCGCAGACCACGGCGTAGGCGTCGCCGAACTCCTTGCGGGCGGCCCGCATCCGCTGCCGCATGTGGGCCTCGCGGACCAGGTCGCGGCGGTGGCCGCCGTCGCCGCAGGCCTCGCGCAGGGCGGTCATGGCCTCGCCGAGCGCCTCGAACGCGCCGAGCGGATCGTGTCGTTCGCCCGTACCGCGGTGCTCGACGACGTCCTCCCACCAGCGCTCGGGGTCGTCGTGCCCGGCGGTCTCGGCCAGCACCGCGAGGGGGTCGAGCCGTATCGCGTCCGCCGCGCCGTCCTCGTCCGGCTCCCGGTCGTCGCCGGCGGCCAGCGAGTGGGCGGCGGGCAGGTCGATGAACCGGACCGGTACGCCCGCCCGCTGGGCCCAGCGGACGGCCACCCACTCGGGGGAGAACTCGGCCAGCGGCCAGAAGGCGGCCCGGCCCGGGTCGTCGGCGGCGTGCGCGAGCAGCGCGACGGGCGGCCGCATCCCGGGGTCGGCGGCCAGTTCGAGCAGCGCGTCGCCCTCGGGCGGTCCCTCGACGAGCACCGCGGCGGGGCGGGCCGCGTCGAGGGCGGCCCGCACGGCGCGGGCCGAGCCGGGCCCGTGGTGCCGTACGCCCAGCAGCAGCGGCCCCCGTGCGGCGGGGCTCATGCGGTCACCTCCCGGCAGGCGCGGTAGAAGTCCTTCCAGCCGTCGCGCTCGCGGACCACGGCCTCCAGGTACTCCTGCCAGACGACCCGGTCGGCGGCCGGGTCCCGGATCACGGCGCCGAGGATGCCGGCGGCGACGTCGGAGGGGCGCAGGACGCCGTCGCCGAAGTGGGCGGCGAGGGCGAGGCCGCCGGTGACCACGGAGATGGCCTCGGCGGTGGACAGGGTGCCGCTGGGGGACTTCACCTTGGTGCGGCCGTCGTCGGTGACGCCGTCGCGCAGCTCCCGGAAGACGGTGACGACGCGGCGGATCTCCTCCAGGCCCTCGGGGGCGGCGGGCAGGTCGAGGGCGCGGCCCATCTGGTCGACGCGGCGGGCCACGATGTCGACCTCGGCGTCGGCGGTGGCGGGCAGGGGCAGGACGACGGTGTTGAAGCGGCGGCGCAGTGCGCTGGAGAGCTCGTTGACGCCGCGGTCGCGGTCGTTGGCGGTGGCGATCAGGTTGAAGCCGCGGACGGCCTGCACCTCCTGGCCGAGCTCCGGTATCGGGAGGGTCTTCTCGGACAGGACGGTGATCAGGGTGTCCTGGACGTCGGCGGGGATGCGGGTGAGCTCCTCGACGCGGGCGGTCATGCCCTCGGCCATGGCCCGCATGACGGGGCTGGGGACGAGGGCTTCGCGGCTGGGGCCGTGGGCGAGGAGGCGGGCGTAGTTCCAGCCGTAGCGGATGGCTTCCTCGGGGGTGCCCGCGGTGCCCTGGACGAGCAGGGTGGAGTCGCCGCTGACGGCTGCGGCGAGGTGTTCGGACACCCAGGTCTTGGCGGTTCCGGGGACGCCGAGGAGGAGCAGGGCGCGGTCCGTGGCGAGGGTGGTGACGGCGACCTCGACGATCCGGCGGGGTCCCACGTACTTGGGTGTGATCACCGTGCCGTCGGCCAGCTCGCCGCCGAGGAGGTAGGTGGCGACGGCCCAGGGGGAGAGTTTCCAGCGGGTCGGGCGGGGCCGGTCGTCGGCGGCTTCGAGGGCTTTCAGTTCGTGCGCGAAGGCGTCTTCGGCGTGCGGGCGCAGCGGCTCGGTGCCGGTGGTCTTCTCGGGCGTGCTCATGGTCCCCCTCCAATGCTCGGCAGCCGCTCCCCGACTGCTGCTCCCACGGTGCACCACGCCACTGACAACGGGCCTTGTTCGCAACGTTGTTGCTGGTCAGAGCGATTGTCAGTGGCGGTACGTACGGTGGTTCCCATGACTGAGCAGGGGGTCCGCTGGACGGCGGAACAGGTACTGGCTCTGGCTCCCGACGCCGCCTCGCGCAAGGCGGGAGGCAGGCTCGGAGGGGCGGGGCCGTGGTCACAGATCGGAGGTTCCGCTTCCGGTTCTGTATGGGGGTTGTGCAAGGGCAGCGGCAGCACGCCGTACCGCACGGTCGTGGACCTGGCGGGGCCGGCGTACAAGTGCTCCTGCCCGAGCCGGAAGTTCCCGTGCAAGCACGCGCTGGGGCTGCTGCTGCTCTGGTCGGCCGAGGGGGTGGGCGAGCCGGGCGAGGCCCCGGACTGGGCCGCGCAGTGGCTCGCCGAGCGCACGGCGAAGGCGGCCCGTCCGGCGGCCGCCGCGGGCGGGCCGGCGGACGCGGAGGGGGCCAGGCGGCGCGCCGAGCGGCGGGCGGCGCGCATCGGGGCGGGCGTCACCGAGCTGGAGCAGCGGTTGTCCGACCTGCTGCGCGCCGGCCTCGCCGGACAGGAGCGGGCGGGACACGCGGGCTGGGAGGAGACCGCGGCCCGGATGGTGGACGCACAGGCGCCCGGACTGGCGGGGCGGGTGCGGGAGTTGGGGACGATACCCAGTTGCGGGCCCGGCTGGCCCGCCCGGATGCTTGAGGAGGCGGCGCTGCTGCACCTGCTGGACCGGGCCTGGCTCGGGGTGGAAGCGCTGCCGGATGGGCTGGCGGCGACCGTGCGCAGCCGGGTGGGACTGCCGGCCTCCGGGGAGGGGGAGGCCGTACGGGACCGCTGGCTGGTGCTGGCCCAGTACGACTCGGTGTCGCCGGACGGCCGGCTCACCACCCGCCGGATATGGCTGCGCGGGCTGGGGAGCGGGCGGCCCGCCATGGTGCTGGACTTCGGCCCGCCCGGGCGGCCGCCGGGGCTG
Above is a window of Streptomyces subrutilus DNA encoding:
- a CDS encoding VWA domain-containing protein; the protein is MVLGGGEADGTGCALTGRDAAMDAALGALYGADGADRGGRRRTGERSAGLGGSAPRVARWLGDIRTYFPGSVVQVMQRDAIERLGLSSLLLEPEMLEAVEPDVHLVGTLLSLNKAMPETTRETARAVVRTVVEQLEKRLASRTRATLTGALDRSARISRPRHHDIDWNRTIRANLKNYLPEHRTVVPERLIGYGRAARSVKKEVILCIDQSGSMAASVVYASVFGAVLASMRSISTRLVVFDTAVVDLTDELDDPVDVLFGTQLGGGTDINRALAYCQSKITRPADTVVVLISDLYEGGIRNEMLKRVAAMKGAGVEFVTLLALSDEGAPAYDREHAAALGALGAPAFACTPDLFPDVMAAALEKRPLPVP
- a CDS encoding DUF5682 family protein; this translates as MSPAARGPLLLGVRHHGPGSARAVRAALDAARPAAVLVEGPPEGDALLELAADPGMRPPVALLAHAADDPGRAAFWPLAEFSPEWVAVRWAQRAGVPVRFIDLPAAHSLAAGDDREPDEDGAADAIRLDPLAVLAETAGHDDPERWWEDVVEHRGTGERHDPLGAFEALGEAMTALREACGDGGHRRDLVREAHMRQRMRAARKEFGDAYAVVCGAWHVPALRTRTTAAADRALLTGLPRTKVETTWVPWTHRRLARAGGYGAGITSPGWYAHLFAARDRPVERWLTKAAGLLRDEDLQVSSAHVIEAVRLADTLASMRGRPLAGLTETLEAVRAVMCDGSDVPLALIEDRLVVGDVLGAVPDAAPAVPLMRDLTRRQRALRLKAEARDRELELDLREDTDGAKSLLLHRLRLLGVDWGTPTASRGSTGTFRETWRLRWEPELSVRVAEAGIWGTTVLAAATAKAEADAAAAGELGEVTALAERCLLAGLSDALPAVLRALADRAALDTDVARLARALPALARSLRYGDVRGTDAAALGTVAAGLAERICVALPPACAAGLDADAAAELRGHVDGVHGAVGLLADADEGLRDRWSAVLRTLAGRDTVPGLLRGRAARLLLDEGRLPAEETARLMGLALSPAAAPADAAGWIEGFAGGGSGGGTLLVHDDRLLGLIDTWLVGVAERAFTDVLPLLRRTFGAYEPGVRRTLGELVRRGPAGPGPSAAPGAAPEGFASELDPERADAVVDLVRLLLTAAAAREEAAAVPG
- a CDS encoding ATP-binding protein, with the protein product MSTPEKTTGTEPLRPHAEDAFAHELKALEAADDRPRPTRWKLSPWAVATYLLGGELADGTVITPKYVGPRRIVEVAVTTLATDRALLLLGVPGTAKTWVSEHLAAAVSGDSTLLVQGTAGTPEEAIRYGWNYARLLAHGPSREALVPSPVMRAMAEGMTARVEELTRIPADVQDTLITVLSEKTLPIPELGQEVQAVRGFNLIATANDRDRGVNELSSALRRRFNTVVLPLPATADAEVDIVARRVDQMGRALDLPAAPEGLEEIRRVVTVFRELRDGVTDDGRTKVKSPSGTLSTAEAISVVTGGLALAAHFGDGVLRPSDVAAGILGAVIRDPAADRVVWQEYLEAVVRERDGWKDFYRACREVTA
- a CDS encoding SWIM zinc finger family protein, which translates into the protein MTEQGVRWTAEQVLALAPDAASRKAGGRLGGAGPWSQIGGSASGSVWGLCKGSGSTPYRTVVDLAGPAYKCSCPSRKFPCKHALGLLLLWSAEGVGEPGEAPDWAAQWLAERTAKAARPAAAAGGPADAEGARRRAERRAARIGAGVTELEQRLSDLLRAGLAGQERAGHAGWEETAARMVDAQAPGLAGRVRELGTIPSCGPGWPARMLEEAALLHLLDRAWLGVEALPDGLAATVRSRVGLPASGEGEAVRDRWLVLAQYDSVSPDGRLTTRRIWLRGLGSGRPAMVLDFGPPGRPPGLALPVGLVLEAEVRFRPGSAGLRGDLGERFAAAAPCTEVPPGVSTGAALEAYGAALREDPWLESWPVVLGPVVPVPGELGWQLADAQGAYALPVPLTGAGSRSRGGLWQLAALSGGGPVTVFGECGHRGFTPLTAWRPDSIEPVPLV